One segment of Anatilimnocola aggregata DNA contains the following:
- a CDS encoding AAA family ATPase has product MSEEQTPAGADASAIRRLSEAREKIVAQLSQVIVGQTEVIEELLICMFARGHCLLEGVPGLAKTLLISTLARSLNLSFQRIQFTPDLMPADITGTDIIEENRSTGARERRFLEGPLFSNMILADEINRTPPKTQAALLEAMQERTVTVGRTRHQLSDPFFVLATQNPIEQEGTYPLPEAQQDRFMFKVFVNYPSFLEEFEVARRTTAVQVDRIQPALSGQEIIELQRTVREVPVSDHIIRYALSIVRQTRIGTPGVPDFVSDQVGWGAGPRAVQFLILGGKARALLHGRTHVTTEDIAALAKPVLRHRIVVNFAAQSDGITADKIIDQLVSVTPSKEDALTNDARFKKIFAS; this is encoded by the coding sequence ATGAGCGAAGAACAGACCCCTGCCGGCGCAGACGCGTCGGCAATCCGACGCTTAAGCGAAGCCCGGGAAAAGATCGTCGCCCAGTTGTCGCAAGTGATTGTCGGGCAGACGGAAGTTATTGAAGAGTTGTTGATTTGCATGTTCGCCCGGGGTCACTGCCTGCTCGAAGGTGTGCCAGGGTTAGCTAAGACCCTGCTCATTAGCACGCTCGCCCGCTCGCTGAACCTGTCGTTCCAGCGGATTCAGTTCACGCCCGACTTGATGCCGGCGGACATCACCGGCACCGACATCATCGAAGAGAACCGCAGCACCGGTGCTCGCGAACGCCGCTTCCTCGAAGGACCGCTCTTCTCCAATATGATTCTGGCGGACGAAATCAACCGTACGCCTCCCAAGACACAGGCAGCTCTCCTCGAAGCGATGCAGGAGCGAACGGTCACAGTCGGCCGGACTCGGCATCAGCTGAGCGATCCGTTCTTTGTGCTCGCCACACAAAACCCGATTGAACAAGAGGGGACTTATCCACTGCCGGAAGCGCAGCAGGACCGCTTCATGTTCAAGGTCTTTGTGAACTACCCCAGCTTTTTGGAAGAGTTCGAAGTGGCCCGCCGCACGACGGCCGTCCAAGTCGACCGCATCCAGCCCGCGCTCAGTGGGCAGGAAATCATCGAACTCCAGCGGACCGTCCGCGAAGTCCCGGTCAGTGACCACATCATTCGCTATGCCCTGTCGATCGTTCGTCAGACCCGCATCGGCACGCCCGGCGTTCCGGACTTTGTGTCGGACCAAGTGGGCTGGGGCGCAGGTCCCCGCGCCGTGCAGTTTTTGATTCTCGGTGGTAAAGCTCGTGCCCTGCTGCACGGCCGCACGCATGTGACTACCGAAGATATCGCCGCCTTGGCCAAGCCCGTGTTGCGGCATCGCATCGTGGTGAACTTCGCGGCTCAAAGCGATGGAATCACGGCCGACAAGATTATCGACCAACTCGTTTCGGTTACCCCCAGCAAAGAAGACGCGTTGACCAACGATGCCCGATTCAAAAAGATTTTTGCATCCTGA